In Malus sylvestris chromosome 15, drMalSylv7.2, whole genome shotgun sequence, a single genomic region encodes these proteins:
- the LOC126602685 gene encoding G-type lectin S-receptor-like serine/threonine-protein kinase CES101 encodes MKTWRPFHVVFCTFACFFVCLSHASSDTLRHGQYLYSNQTLVSAGGVFELGFFSSPSAPNGYLGIWFKNDKNQKPVWVANRNSPLDSDGMVGSSSVLLTIRNDGNMVIIDRRNISYIVNYDALASGNNTTATLLDSGNLVLMEGGDTFWQSFDYPTDTFLPGMKLGLFNINTEQLRKQFLVSWSNTSVPADGIYALGIDPVNNTQFNVWRSDGAYQQIGLWDGHEFNFFFKSTLDNLNVSSGWKTNEIYVTFSNKNSSMPSWFVLASEGLIYEFTMIGNEIKNVDYSLCDDTMASSSPRCLVRRPSACSERDSFSNVTGMLPSSLFTSWPIRIDPYDCEKFCTIHCSCVAYTYDSLPDGGTICQVYYGNKIDLQKLVGTGNSTIYVRGNASKSDRKLLTVTFMVIPLVFFMLILLLWIKCNSLGIYGFRNGTRDSMRLLLSQLSSDDNASCPNITELGKQKDHELPLLSFSFIVTSTNNFSLANQLGQGGFGPVYKGKLLQHDIAVKRLSKNSGQGPVEFKNEVQLISKLQHRNLVKLLGFCIHREEKILIYEYMPNKSLDSFIFEKTKTRSLNWRQRIHIIKGIAQGLLYLHKYSRLRIIHRDLKISNILLDAYMNPKISDFGLARILSGNECRAKTNRVVGTYGYMSPEYLMHGLFSTKSDVFSFGVIVLEIVSGRKNANFYESDHSLNLLGHAWNLWKSGRAAELMDSTLADSSSMESLVTCIQVGLLCVQDSAEDRPTMSDVVSMLSNEGATLPTPKQTTYSNLTTKVDKPLNQLPSVNLLTFSEVEAR; translated from the exons ATGAAAACATGGAGACCATTTCATGTTGTGTTCTGTACTTTCGCATGCTTCTTTGTGTGTTTATCTCATGCATCATCGGACACCCTCAGGCATGGACAATACTTGTACAGCAATCAAACCCTGGTTTCTGCCGGCGGGGTGTTTGAGCTAGGCTTTTTCAGCTCCCCCTCAGCGCCGAACGGGTACTTGGGAATCTGGTTCAAGAATGACAAGAACCAAAAGCCAGTTTGGGTTGCAAACAGAAACAGCCCCCTGGATTCCGATGGAATGGTGGGTTCGTCGAGTGTACTTCTCACCATCCGGAATGATGGGAACATGGTGATCATTGACAGAAGAAACATTTCATATATTGTGAATTACGATGCACTTGCGTCAGGGAATAACACAACTGCAACGCTTCTTGACTCAGGAAATCTTGTTCTGATGGAAGGAGGAGACACGTTTTGGCAGAGTTTTGATTACCCGACGGATACGTTTCTTCCTGGAATGAAGTTGGGGTTGTTCAACATAAACACCGAGCAGTTGAGGAAACAGTTTCTTGTGTCCTGGTCAAACACTTCTGTCCCTGCTGATGGTATTTATGCTCTAGGCATTGATCCAGTGAACAACACTCAGTTCAACGTCTGGCGCAGTGATGGAGCTTACCAACAGATTGGACTTTGGGATGGCCATGAGtttaatttcttcttcaaaAGCACGTTGGATAATCTCAACGTGAGTTCGGGTTGGAAAACTAATGAGATTTATGTTACTTTTAGCAACAAAAATAGTAGCATGCCTTCATGGTTCGTGTTAGCCTCTGAAGGGCTGATTTATGAGTTCACGATGATAGGAAATGAGATCAAGAATGTGGATTATTCACTTTGTGATGACACAATGGCAAGCAGTTCTCCTCGCTGTTTGGTGAGGAGGCCATCAGCGTGTTCAGAAAGAGATAGTTTCTCAAATGTCACAGGAATGCTGCCGAGTTCATTGTTTACAAGTTGGCCAATTCGGATAGATCCCTATGACTGCGAGAAATTTTGCACGATCCATTGCTCATGTGTTGCATATACATATGATTCTTTGCCGGATGGTGGAACTATATGTCAGGTTTATTATGGAAATAAAATCGATCTTCAAAAACTGGTCGGGACAGGTAACAGCACCATTTATGTGCGCGGTAACGCTTCTAAATCTG aTAGGAAGCTGTTGACTGTCACATTTATGGTGATTCCCTTGGTGTTCTTCATGTTGATCTTATTGCTATGGATAAAGTGCAACTCTTTAG GAATTTATGGATTCCGCAATGGCACGAGAGATAGTATGAGGCTATTATTGTCGCAGTTGAGCTCCGATGATAATGCTAGCTGTCCAAATATTACAGAACTTGGAAAGCAGAAGGATCATGAGTTGCCACTGCTTAGCTTTTCATTCATAGTGACATCCACTAATAATTTCTCCCTTGCAAATCAGCTTGGACAAGGTGGTTTCGGGCCTGTTTATAAG GGAAAATTACTACAACATGACATTGCAGTCAAAAGGCTATCCAAAAATTCTGGACAAGGACCCGTGGAGTTCAAGAACGAGGTGCAGTTAATCTCTAAGCTCCAGCACAGAAACCTTGTCAAGCTTTTGGGCTTTTGCATTCACCGAGAAGAAAAGATACTAATATACGAGTACATGCCCAATAAAAGCTTGGATTCCTTCATTTTCG aaaaaacaaagacaaggtCATTGAATTGGAGACAGCGCATACACATAATCAAAGGGATTGCTCAAGGGCTTCTTTATCTTCACAAGTACTCTAGATTAAGAATTATTCATCGCGATCTTAAAATTAGCAACATCTTATTGGATGCTTACATGAACCCCAAGATATCAGACTTTGGCTTGGCTAGAATTTTATCCGGGAATGAATGTCGAGCCAAAACAAATCGGGTTGTTGGAACATA TGGTTATATGTCTCCCGAGTATCTGATGCACGGCCTTTTCTCAACTAAATCCGATGTGTTCAGCTTCGGAGTCATTGTGTTGGAGATTGTAAGTGGCAGGAAGAACGCAAACTTTTATGAGTCAGATCATTCTCTGAACCTACTAGGACAT GCTTGGAATTTATGGAAATCTGGGCGAGCAGCGGAGTTGATGGATTCAACACTGGCTGATTCAAGTTCAATGGAAAGCCTTGTAACCTGCATTCAGGTGGGTCTGTTATGTGTCCAAGACAGTGCAGAGGATAGGCCAACCATGTCGGATGTTGTTTCAATGTTGAGCAATGAAGGGGCAACTTTACCTACCCCTAAGCAGACTACGTATTCGAATTTAACGACAAAGGTTGATAAACCATTAAATCAATTGCCTTCTGTAAATCTATTAACATTTTCGGAAGTAGAAGCACGATAA
- the LOC126603657 gene encoding protein BUNDLE SHEATH DEFECTIVE 2, chloroplastic-like: MFPKQLRTLGTAAAVLLGGFFTLNLASTATIGALRFAAESKRRKVALPCVVCRGKGFYICKLCKGNATIEWSPLYDPIAINPCLCPTCDGNRVQHCLNCLGTGYI; the protein is encoded by the exons ATGTTTCCGAAGCAACTCCGCACCCTTGGCACAGCCGCCGCCGTACTCCTCGGCGGATTCTTCACGCTCAACCTGGCTTCCACCGCCACAATCGGAGCCCTCCGGTTCGCCGCCGAATCCAAACGG AGAAAGGTTGCGCTGCCTTGTGTGGTCTGCAGAGGTAAAGGGTTTTATATATGCAAGCTTTGCAAAGGGAATGCCACCATTGAATGGTCGCCGCTGTACGACCCAATTGCCATCAACCCCTGCCTTTGCCCTACCTGTGATGGAAATAG GGTGCAGCACTGCCTCAACTGTCTAGGGACGGGATATATTTGA
- the LOC126603653 gene encoding uncharacterized protein LOC126603653: MTTMKEPPLSRRRRPTCHQPKKLKLVCCFNGAFHPRPPSGKLRYVGGEARIVSVDRNIGFSKLRSKILDLCPSINPTFTLKYQLPGSGSGSDSAAPLALIASDDDVRCMIEEYDKLELYGKSPRLWVFVCCRNGSDNVSGYVNCVKGVNLSEGFESESEHVGTHRRHLRGGAQVEKKAAVKNFGGVRSGDESLRKMVLKRQLLAKQSAFRRRFGTSENDEIGFLGESQKCESFDQGRDLLDDRLGSKRCDNVGSFLVSRANPLNPRDGNLRVEGKGFGLRCPAWSGQILCNGVGRSSQAVATAPPAKPLPGCNGCCSDVKQDFENNAMAGISYVNRENVMPLETNCDLVKNGLSCNSGADSLAGTTAYPVKSSYSGDRVWGGLKSGIRNHRFGVNDARNQRCYQYHVRNHHRSNMTEMGIQRTKQGISAWKCYPGLMPNLNIAKQGQSLRVYHPSIWRQCSGFPEHAVEERVRMMDSRSMKDNYLIDVLYGNEKLSKRSGPAVSQQGNYNPSKSYSGFCGAFTGVGNQSLMSSNAIESSSPSVKTMDILEDLLTGSDFGKCDGPYQTSHENFHGMSGNCEFQKEMRLLDSHEVANTSGFPNDVGCTIGIRLAGDNKLANGEAVIDTLHNFKNGTNDIQVSCSRVPASLSVSLHNLSLSSSKEVEALQLPSHASSVVSSDVLLKHQSKPIDLMDEGQLTPVHRVDKSNGVAPNPTSQNSAKTEKGNVDDEEVRQDLSSSITFDEKANNKVIGGTSSDLAAFYTHLVTRELQTIKNSDLEFIKELGSGTYGTVYYGKWKGSDVAIKKIKPSCFTEDTVKQERLLADFSKEADILGQLHHPNIVAFYGIVSDGPVTDLATLTEYMVNGSLKQVLRKKDRTIDRRKRLIIAMDAAFGMQYLHEKNIVHFDLKSHNFLVNMRDPQRPVCKIGDLGLSKIKQRTLVSGGVRGTVPWMAPELLSGKNNLVTEKVDVYSFGIVMWELLTGEEPYGDLRSQEIIAGIMKGSLRPEIPSWCDPTWRSLMERCWSSDPKSRPPFSEIAKELRTMSAAMNIK; the protein is encoded by the exons atgacAACCATGAAAGAGCCACCTCTCTCCCGTCGCAGAAGGCCCACTTGCCACCAGCCCAAGAAGCTGAAGCTCGTCTGCTGCTTCAACGGCGCATTCCACCCCCGCCCGCCGTCCGGGAAGCTACGCTACGTCGGCGGCGAGGCCAGAATCGTGTCCGTGGACCGTAACATCGGGTTCTCGAAGCTCCGATCAAAGATTTTGGATCTTTGCCCCAGCATTAACCCCACATTCACTCTCAAGTACCAGCTCCCGGGTTCCGGCTCCGGCTCCGACTCCGCTGCCCCTCTCGCCCTCATCGCGTCAGATGACGACGTTCGGTGCATGATCGAAGAGTACGACAAGCTCGAGCTGTACGGTAAGTCCCCGAGGCTCTGGGTTTTTGTTTGTTGTAGAAATGGCAGTGATAATGTCAGTGGTTATGTGAATTGCGTGAAAGGTGTGAACCTTAGTGAGGGGTTTGAGTCAGAGAGCGAACATGTAGGGACCCACCGCCGCCATTTGAGGGGCGGAGCTCAGGTGGAGAAGAAGGCGGCGGTGAAGAACTTTGGGGGCGTACGGTCCGGCGATGAATCGCTTAGAAAAATGGTGCTGAAACGGCAATTGCTTGCAAAGCAATCGGCTTTTCGCCGTCGTTTTGGTACTAGTGAGAATGATGAAATAGGGTTTTTGGGTGAATCCCAAAAGTGTGAATCTTTTGATCAGGGCAGAGACTTGTTGGATGACAGATTAGGGAGTAAACGTTGTGACAATGTAGGGAGTTTTTTGGTGTCTCGGGCAAATCCGCTGAATCCCAGAGATGGGAATTTGAGGGTGGAAGGTAAGGGTTTTGGGCTGCGCTGTCCGGCATGGTCGGGTCAGATTTTGTGTAATGGGGTTGGGAGGTCGAGTCAGGCAGTGGCAACTGCGCCGCCTGCGAAACCATTACCGGGTTGTAATGGTTGTTGTAGTGATGTTAAGCAGGATTTTGAAAACAATGCAATGGCTGGGATTAGTTATGTGAACAGAGAAAACGTTATGCCTTTGGAGACCAAttgtgatttggtgaagaatgGATTGAGTTGTAATTCTGGTGCTGATTCTTTGGCTGGAACTACTGCGTATCCTGTGAAGTCTTCTTATAGTGGTGATAGGGTGTGGGGCGGCTTAAAGAGCGGGATTCGTAACCATAGATTTGGTGTGAATGATGCTAGAAATCAGCGGTGTTATCAGTACCATGTTCGGAATCATCATAGGAGCAACATGACTGAGATGGGGATCCAAAGAACGAAGCAGGGGATTTCAGCTTGGAAATGCTACCCCGGACTTATGCCAAATTTGAACATTGCAAAGCAAGGGCAGTCTCTGAGAGTATATCATCCGAGTATATGGAGGCAATGCTCTGGTTTTCCTGAGCATGCAGTGGAAGAAAGGGTGAGGATGATGGATTCTCGTTCAATGAAAGACAACTACTTGATCGATGTGCTATATGGTAATGAGAAACTGAGTAAACGGAGTGGCCCTGCAGTTTCACAGCAAGGGAATTATAATCCGAGTAAATCCTATTCAGGTTTTTGTGGTGCATTTACTGGCGTGGGAAATCAATCTCTCATGAGTTCTAATGCCATTGAGAGTTCATCTCCATCTGTGAAGACAATGGACATTCTGGAAGATCTCTTAACTGGTTCTGATTTTGGGAAGTGTGATGGTCCATATCAAACTTCACATGAAAATTTTCATGGAATGTCCGGAAATTGTGAGTTTCAGAAGGAGATGCGCCTGTTGGACTCTCATGAGGTTGCTAACACCTCTGGCTTTCCAAATGATGTGGGATGTACTATTGGAATTAGATTAGCCGGTGATAACAAATTGGCTAATGGGGAAGCAGTCATCGACACTTTACACAATTTCAAAAACGGCACTAATGACATACAGGTTTCATGTAGCAGAGTCCCAGCTTCATTGAGTGTTTCTTTGCATAACCTTTCACTGTCATCATCCAAAGAAGTGGAAGCTCTGCAACTCCCTTCTCATGCCAGCAGTGTTGTGTCTTCTGATGTCTTGCTAAAACATCAATCAAAGCCTATAGATCTCATGGATGAAGGGCAATTAACCCCAGTTCATCGTGTCGATAAATCGAACGGAGTTGCACCTAACCCTACCTCCCAGAATTCAGCTAAGACAGAGAAAGGTAATGTGGATGATGAGGAGGTTCGCCAGGATCTTTCATCTAGTATAACCTTTGATGAAAAG GCCAACAATAAAGTAATTGGTGGAACCTCCAGTGATCTGGCTGCGTTTTATACTCATCTAGTCACTCGAGAGCTTCAG ACTATAAAAAATTCTGACCTTGAGTTCATAAAAGAACTCGGTTCAGGAACATATGGAACCGTTTACTATGGAAAATGGAAGGGGTCTGATGTTGCTATAAAGAAGATCAAGCCAAGTTGCTTTACTGAAGACACAGTGAAGCAAGAGCGATTG CTTGCTGATTTTTCGAAGGAAGCTGACATACTAGGTCAGCTTCACCACCCAAATATTGTAGCATTCTATGGTATAGTGTCAGATGGACCAGTGACGGATTTGGCAACGTTGACAGAGTACATGGTGAATGGCTCCTTAAAACAAGTTTTGCGAAAGAAAGATCG GACTATTGATCGTCGAAAGAGGCTAATTATAGCAATGGATGCAGCTTTTGGTATGCAGTATCTTCATGAGAAGAACATTGTCCATTTTGATCTGAAATCGCATAACTTTCTTGTGAATATGAGGGACCCTCAGCGTCCAGTGTGCAAG ATTGGTGATCTGGGCTTATCAAAGATCAAGCAGAGGACACTTGTTTCTGGTGGAGTACGAGGTACCGTACCGTGGATGGCTCCTGAACTTTTGAGCGGAAAGAACAACTTGGTGACAGAAAAG GTTGATGTCTACTCATTTGGCATTGTGATGTGGGAACTCTTGACTGGGGAGGAACCGTATGGAGACCTGCGCTCGCAGGAAATAATAG CCGGTATAATGAAAGGCAGTCTCCGACCTGAAATCCCAAGCTGGTGCGATCCAACATGGAGATCATTAATGGAGAGGTGCTGGTCATCTGATCCCAAATCTAGGCCACCTTTCTCAGAAATTGCGAAGGAGCTACGCACCATGTCAGCTGCCATGAACATCAAGTGA
- the LOC126605302 gene encoding uncharacterized protein LOC126605302, with protein MPKDRRGRSVTPDRYRASPYPCSSSHTRRSSPRIPSETEDNVKEWEEARCPVCLEHPHNAVLLICSSYEQGCRPYMCDTSYRHSNCLDLYCKSFSAETSPTIPPEGAAQISDTQSSPSATLESTITQVQNDSTIEEVLSSMNAVSCEHQADPKLVCPLCRGEITDWIIVESARCFMNAKSRNCSCETCNYSGTYADLRKHARLEHPLVCPSEADPERQRTWRSLERQRDIGDLFSSIQSSVGEDRGDDSSSLPADDGAGWLTIFFLVRVVRPGSSSRSSSWSGTTRTRAQVSMRRRATRLWGESYEGEAASSTLEEDNESSDGDSGVRRRRSARLRRWTTPDNNQP; from the coding sequence ATGCCTAAGGATAGGAGGGGCCGTTCTGTGACTCCTGATAGGTATAGAGCATCTCCTTATCCATGCAGCTCCAGTCATACAAGGCGGTCGTCACCCAGAATTCCTTCTGAAACTGAGGACAATGTGAAAGAATGGGAAGAAGCCAGATGCCCCGTTTGTCTGGAGCATCCACACAATGCGGTTCTCCTAATATGTTCATCATATGAACAAGGGTGCCGCCCTTACATGTGTGACACGAGCTACCGCCATTCAAATTGTCTAGACCTGTACTGCAAGTCATTTTCAGCAGAAACCTCACCAACTATCCCACCAGAAGGAGCAGCGCAGATATCAGATACTCAGTCGTCTCCATCTGCAACTCTTGAATCAACAATTACTCAAGTGCAAAACGATAGTACAATTGAGGAGGTGCTCTCCTCCATGAATGCCGTATCTTGTGAGCATCAGGCTGATCCGAAGCTAGTGTGCCCCCTCTGCCGTGGGGAGATAACAGATTGGATTATTGTTGAGTCTGCTCGTTGTTTCATGAATGCGAAATCAAGAAATTGTTCTTGTGAGACATGTAATTATAGCGGAACATATGCAGATCTCAGGAAGCATGCGAGGCTGGAGCATCCACTAGTGTGCCCATCAGAGGCAGATCCAGAGCGACAGCGTACCTGGAGGAGTTTGGAGCGACAGAGGGATATTGGCGACTTGTTCAGCTCAATCCAATCTTCAGTTGGAGAGGATAGGGGTGATGATAGCAGTAGTTTGCCTGCTGATGACGGTGCAGGCTGGCTAACCATATTCTTTCTAGTTAGAGTAGTTCGACCCGGGTCCAGTTCAAGGAGCAGCAGCTGGTCTGGTACCACAAGAACCAGAGCACAAGTTAGTATGAGAAGGAGAGCAACCAGGCTTTGGGGGGAGAGCTACGAGGGCGAAGCAGCATCTTCTACTCTAGAAGAGGATAACGAGTCTTCAGACGGCGACTCGGGTGTTAGGAGGAGACGCAGTGCGCGCCTCCGGCGATGGACAACACCGGACAACAACCAGCCGTGA
- the LOC126604260 gene encoding deSI-like protein At4g17486, which translates to MGLESTSRRGGGIENSSKGYETQVVLNVYDLTPLNNYTVWFGLGIFHSGIEVHGKEYGFGAHDFPVSGVFEVEPRSCPGFIYRCSIQLGRINMPPSEFRTFIEHVAAEYHGDTYHLISKNCNHFTDDMARRLTEKQVPGWVNRLARLGALCSCLLPESLQVTTVKQIPEYHHESDSLEEDGTETLSITTPRESAEVDDDQEKRLLSPLASLSPVAGSGDVTFVKEAQN; encoded by the exons ATGGGGTTGGAGAGCACCTCTCGACGCGGCGGCGGGATTGAAAACAGCAGCAAGGGCTACGAGACCCAGGTGGTGTTGAATGTTTACGACCTCACCCCCCTCAATAATTACACGGTCTGGTTCGGTCTCGGAATCTTTCACTCCGGAATTGAAG TCCATGGCAAAGAGTACGGTTTTGGAGCCCATGACTTCCCAGTTAGTGGAGTTTTTGAAGTGGAACCAAGGAGCTGCCCAGGTTTTATTTATCGATGTTCCATTCAACTTGGCCGTATAAATATGCCTCCCTCTGAATTTAGGACATTTATTGAGCATGTTGCGGCAGAGTATCATGGGGATACCTATCACCTCATCTCCAAGAATTGTAACCATTTCACAGATGACATGGCACGTAGGTTGACAGAAAAACAGGTTCCTGGATGGGTGAATCGACTTGCTCGCCTAG GTGCCTTGTGCAGTTGTCTTCTTCCCGAAAGTCTTCAAGTGACCACTGTTAAACAGATACCTGAATACCATCATGAGTCAG ATTCTCTAGAAGAAGATGGTACTGAAACCCTATCAATCACAACGCCTCGTGAGTCAGCGGAAGTTgatgatgatcaagaaaagcGCCTGCTGTCCCCACTGGCTTCACTTTCACCGGTGGCGGGAAGTGGAGATGTAACTTTCGTTAAAGAGGCTCAAAATTGA
- the LOC126604259 gene encoding acyl-protein thioesterase 1-like codes for MSFTGPSVGSGGRTARRAFEFGRTYVVRPKGKHQATVVWLHGLGDNGSSWSQLLESLPLPNIKWICPTAPTQPISIFGGFPSTAWFDVGELSEDAPDDVEGLDASAAHVANLLSTEPDDIKLGIGGFSMGAATALYSATCFSTRKYGNGNQYPCNLSAVVGLSGWLPCSKTLSKKLEVDEAARRAASIPLLLCHGKSDDVVPYKFGEKSSQTLSSTGFQNVTFKSYNGLGHYTIPEEMDEVCAWLRSKLGLDGTSS; via the exons ATGAGCTTTACTGGTCCATCTGTTGGTTCTG GTGGTAGAACTGCTAGGAGGGCGTTTGAGTTTGGAAGAACCTATGTAGTCAGACCTAAAGGCAAACACCAGGCCACTGTAGTTTGGCTACATGGCCTCGGCGATAATGGTTCAAG CTGGTCCCAGCTCTTGGAATCCCTCCCTCTTCCAAAT ATTAAGTGGATCTGTCCAACTGCTCCTACTCAGccaatttcaatttttggtgGCTTTCCTTCCACTGCTT GGTTTGATGTTGGAGAACTTTCAGAAGATGCTCCGGATGATGTAGAGGGTTTGGATGCTTCTGCAGCACATGTTGCAAATTTGTTATCGACTGAGCCTGATGACA TTAAACTAGGCATTGGAGGTTTTAGTATGGGTGCAGCTACTGCACTATACTCAGCCACCTGCTTCTCTACAAGAAAATATGGGAATGGTAATCAATACCCATGCAATCTGAGTGCCGTTGTTGGACTAAGCGGATGGCTTCCATGTTCCAA GACCTTGAGTAAGAAGTTAGAAGTAGATGAAGCTGCAAGGCGTGCTGCCTCCATTCCGCTTTTGTTATGTCATGGGAAAA GTGATGATGTGGTTCCTTACAAGTTTGGTGAGAAATCGTCGCAGACCTTAAGTTCAACTGGCTTTCAGAATGTGACATTCAAATCCTACAACGG GCTTGGTCATTATACCATTCCGGAAGAGATGGACGAGGTTTGTGCTTGGCTAAGATCAAAGTTGGGGCTTGACGGGACTTCTTCATAG
- the LOC126605249 gene encoding probable receptor-like protein kinase At5g20050, translating to MITIKLCFLSQKETRSCQKRESSISLYLSLSENKNEALAMEDRKAKIVAATSIITLVIFIIVARISLKLSPTFFLICGAGVAVILAVFVWLVIRHQYNFRRKILESKHASEGRELRVEYSFLRKVAGVPTKFRYKELEDATDHFETLVGKGASASVYKGILSDGTQVAVKKLDAEERGEREFKSEVAAIASLQHINLVRLLGYCCVPAGPRFLVYDFIPNGSLDLWIFSQKGRHIRRGGCLPWDSRYRVAVDVAKALSYLHHDCRSRILHLDVKPENILLDDNYRAIVVDFGLSKLMGKDESRVMTTIRGTRGYLAPEWLLEHGISEKTDVYSYGMVLLEMIGGRRNVSFVENGKANDKSHRKREYFPQIVIEKMREGKLMEVVDQRLIESGGIDEREVKRLVHIALWCIQERARLRPTMSHVVEMLEGRTPVEEPPDTQMVVVDFSAMDEEAANGNRMPKIGGAALATQIGSNDASTSTWSYENAMSMIAPR from the coding sequence ATGATTACCATAAAACTATGTTTTTTGTCACAGAAAGAGACTCGATCATGTCAAAAGAGAGAAAGctccatctctctctatctctctttgTCTGAAAACAAGAATGAAGCTTTAGCAATGGAGGACAGAAAAGCTAAGATTGTAGCTGCAACGTCGATCATCACGCTCGTTATCTTCATAATCGTTGCACGAATCTCTCTCAAACTTTCCCCAACTTTCTTTCTCATTTGTGGGGCAGGTGTTGCTGTGATCCTTGCTGTGTTTGTATGGCTAGTGATCAGACATCAGTACAATTTCCGGAGAAAGATTTTGGAATCAAAACACGCGTCAGAAGGCCGCGAGCTGCGCGTGGAGTATAGCTTTCTTCGAAAAGTTGCAGGGGTTCCTACGAAGTTTAGGTACAAGGAGCTAGAGGATGCAACAGATCATTTCGAGACACTGGTTGGGAAAGGGGCTTCAGCTTCTGTTTACAAGGGGATTCTAAGTGATGGGACTCAAGTGGCAGTGAAAAAGCTCGATGCAGAGGAGCGCGGCGAGAGGGAATTCAAGTCAGAAGTTGCGGCAATTGCAAGCCTGCAACATATCAATCTTGTGCGCCTTCTCGGGTATTGTTGTGTTCCTGCAGGACCGCGTTTCTTGGTTTATGATTTCATTCCAAATGGATCGCTGGATTTGTGGATTTTCTCTCAAAAGGGAAGGCATATTCGGCGTGGGGGGTGCTTGCCTTGGGACTCAAGGTACAGGGTTGCAGTTGATGTTGCTAAAGCGCTTTCTTACCTGCATCATGATTGCAGGTCAAGGATTTTGCACCTTGATGTGAAGCCAGAGAACATACTTTTGGATGATAATTACAGAGCAATTGTGGTGGATTTTGGCCTTTCAAAACTAATGGGGAAAGACGAGAGTAGAGTTATGACCACGATTCGGGGGACTAGAGGCTACTTAGCTCCTGAGTGGCTCTTGGAGCATGGAATTTCTGAAAAAACGGATGTGTACAGTTATGGAATGGTGCTTCTTGAGATGATCGGAGGGCGGAGAAACGTTAGCTTTGTCGAAAATGGCAAAGCCAACGACAAGTCCCACAGGAAAAGGGAGTATTTTCCCCAAATTGTTATTGAAAAAATGAGAGAAGGCAAGCTTATGGAAGTTGTTGATCAAAGGCTAATAGAAAGCGGAGGCATTGATGAAAGGGAGGTAAAAAGACTTGTTCATATAGCTTTGTGGTGCATACAAGAGAGGGCTAGGCTTAGGCCTACCATGTCACATGTGGTGGAAATGCTCGAGGGCCGGACGCCCGTGGAGGAGCCTCCCGACACCCAAATGGTGGTTGTCGATTTTTCGGCAATGGATGAAGAGGCGGCGAACGGCAATAGGATGCCAAAGATTGGTGGTGCCGCCTTGGCAACACAAATAGGGAGCAATGATGCATCCACATCAACATGGTCATATGAAAATGCAATGTCCATGATAGCCCCAAGATAG